The Mycobacterium sp. EPa45 genomic interval AAGTGTCCTGATTGGGGCTCAAGTTCAACCTCTATCCAAGCGCTCAGCGGCGAGCGCGCGCTATGGGACCGAGCACGTTCTTGCTCGATTTCACATCCACCCTACCGGCGCTTACGCCGACTACGGTCCGTGCCGTCAGCTAACTGATCGGCGAGTCCGGACTGCGGGGCCGGCGGCTCGTCCGGCGCCGACTGCGGGATCTGGGACAACAGTCCCAACAGGCTGCTCGGCATGCTGATCGGAAGGGAATCCCGCAGCGCCGTGCGCGCCTGCGTCTGACCCTCCACCTCGGCCGCGCACTCCGGGCACAGCGACAGGTGGTGCGCCGCCCGCAGATAGGACTTCATCCGCAGCTCACCGTCGACATAGGCGGCGATGGCTTCGATCGACAGGTGCTCGGTGGAGCCGAACTGGCGCGGTGCCCCGATGGGCGCGTCACTCTGGGAAGCGAACTGGGAGGGCAGCCAGGAAAACGCTCGACGGAACATGTGTCCACGGTCGACCATCACTGCGCTCCTCTCGGTTCGCGTCGGCAGCGTCGCAGGCCGTAGTTGCCATGGCCGGCGCGGCGCGCCGCTAGATCGAATGTAGCGCGCGCAGCCCTCGGCGACATGACATGACGGCCACAGTTTGGCCGCTGCCTGCTCGTCTAGGCCGATTCGGCGGTGAAGTCAGCCAGCCCCTGCTGGCCGGAGTGGGCCGCCAGGTATTCGCGCAGCGCCTGCCGGCCTCGGTGGATGCGGCTGCGGACGGTGCCCAGCTTGACCCCGAGCGTCGCACCGATCTCCTCGTAGGACAGACCTTCGATGTCACACAAGACGACGGCGGCGCGGAACTCCGGCGCCAGCGAATCCAGCGCGGCCTGCAAATCCGGGCCCAGCCGCGAGTCGTGGTAGATCTGCTCGGGGTTGGGCTCGTCGGCCGGCACCCGGTCGTAGTCCTCGGGCAGCGCTTCCATCCGGATGCGGCCGCGACGGCGCACCATGTCGAGGAAGAGGTTCGTGGTGATGCGGTGCAGCCAGCCCTCGAACGTGCCGGGCTGATAGTTCTGCACGGAACGGAACACTCGGATGAAGGTCTCCTGGGTGAGGTCCTCAGCATCCTGCTGGCTGCCCGACAGGCGGTAGGCCAGTCGGTACACCCGGTCGGCGTGCTGACGCACCAGCTCGTCCCAGGACGGCATGGCCGTCCGGTCACCGGTTGCGTCGAACACCGCAGTGCCCTGCAGTTCCTCGGACGGCTCAACCCACTCGGCTTCCCCATATTGCTCGGGGTGCGACATATGCGCCGGAGCCATCAATGTGGTGGTCGTCGGATCCTCCTGGTTGACCTGCGTCGACGGCTGACTGCCGTCGACCGCATCAAGCCTGACAACGCGACCGTTGTCGGGCATATTCCCCGACCAGCGGGGGCTCTGTTCCATGCCCGCTACCGTTCCCCACAGCCGTGGGGGAACGGTTTGAGCTAACTAAGGTTTGACTAAGAAATACTTTTGTTATTGTTTTGTGTCCAGCTCTTTCACTGCTGGACGGCGCGTCACCCTTGACGGCCGGCACCGGTGTGTTGAGCCGGCCGGTTCGGTACTCCCGGCACCCGGGCGCGCCTGCCCACTCGTCGATCCAAGTGCGCCTACGCTGCTGAGAATGGCCACTACCGAGGACCAATCAGGCCAGCCGGAGGTCAGTCGCGCCGACCGGATCCTCGCCCATGCCGAGGGTTCGATTTCCGAGGACGCCATCGTCGCGGCCGCCCGGGAGCGGGCGGTGGACGCGGGCGCCGGAGCGGTGACACCGGCTGTTGGCGCGCTGCTCAGCGTACTGGCACGGCTGTCCGGGGGCAAAGCGGTCGTCGAGGTGGGGACCGGGACCGGCGTCAGCGGGCTGTGGCTGCTGTCCGGCATGCGCGAAGACGGCGTCCTGACCACCATCGACATCGAGCCCGAGCACCAGCGCCTCGCCAAGCAGGCGTTCAACGAAGCGGGGATCGGCCCGTCGCGCACCCGCCTGATCGCCGGACGGGCCCAGGAGGTCCTCACCAGGCTCGCCGACGAGTCGTATGACCTGGTGTTTCTTGATGCCGCCCCATCGGACCACGCTGATTTCATCGTCGAAGGCATCCGCCTGCTGCGCCCCGGTGGCGCGATCGTCGTGCATCGCTCGGCCCTCGGCGGTCGCGCCGGTGATCCGGCGGCCAACGACGCCGAGGTCACGGCGGTGCGGGAGGCCGCCCGCCTGATCGCCGAAGACGAGCGCCTCACCCCGGTGCTGATTCCGCTGGGCGACGGCCTGCTCGTCGCCGCCCGCGACTGAGTTCTTCTTTTCTCCCGGCCGGGTCGGGGTTGATGCTTGACCGACGATTGAACAGGTGTTTAGCATCCTAAACATGCGTTCAACGGACCTCACGACTGTGGCCCGGATCCGTGATGCGGCCATCGAGCTGTTCGGCGCGCGCGGATTCGACGTCGGGGTGCGCGCGATCGCGGAGGCCGCGGGTGTCAGCCCCGGACTGGTGATCCACCACTTCGGGTCGAAGGACGGGCTGCGCCGAGCCTGCGACGACTACATCGCCGAAGAGGTTCGCAGCGAGAAGTCCGAAACGATCCGCTCCAGCGATCCCGCCACCTGGCTGGCCGCGGCGGCCGACATCGAGTCGTTCGCGCCGATGATGGCGTACCTGGTGCGCAGTATGCAGACCGGTGGAGAACTGGCCCGGAACCTGTGGCGCACGATGTTCGCAGGAGTCGAAGGCTATCTCGACGACGGGGTCCGAGCCGGCACCATCAAGCCCAGCCGCGACCCGGCCGCCCGGGCGAAGTATCTGGGTATGGCCGGCGGCGGCGCCTTCCTGCTCTACCTCCAATTGCACGACAACCCAACGGATTTGCGAGCCGTTCTACACGACTACGCCAACGAGATGATGCTGCCGGCCCTCGAGATATACACCGAAGGCCTGCTCACCGATTCGACGATGTTCGACAGCTTCGCGGCACACGGCGAAATTGTGACCCACACCGAGGGAGAACAAGATGACGACAGCATCGGCACCGACGGCGCGCACTGACACCGCCGCCGTCGAAATTCAGGGGCTGGTAAAGACTTTCGGCCGGACACGCGCCCTGGACGGGATGGACCTGACCGTCCGGGCAGGGTCGGTCGCGGGATTCCTGGGCCCCAACGGCGCGGGAAAGTCCACGACCATCCGAATCCTGTTGGGACTGCTGCGCGCCGACGGCGGGCATGTGCGGTTGCTCGGCGGCGACCCGTGGCGCGACGCGGTGGCGCTGCATCGGCGGATCGCCTACGTGCCGGGCGATGTGACGCTGTGGCCGAACCTGACCGGTGGGCAGGTGATCGACTTCCTCTGCGCCCTGCGCGGCGGTGCGGATCCGCGTCGGCGCGACCAGCTGATCGAGCGCTTCGAACTCGACCCGCACAAGAAGTCCCGCACGTATTCGAAGGGCAACCGCCAGAAGGTTGCGCTGGTCGCGGCCTTCGCCACCGACGCCGACATCTACATCCTCGATGAACCCACATCGGGCCTCGACCCGCTGATGGAGAACGTCTTTCAGCAGTGCGTGCAGGAGGTGGCTCGTCGCGGCGCGGCAGTCCTGCTATCCAGCCACGTCCTCGCCGAGGTCGAAAAAGTCTGTGACACAGTCACAATCATTCGGGCCGGCCGCACCGTCCAATCCGGATCGCTGGCCCAGCTGCAGCATCTGATGCGCACCACAGTGACGGCACGTACCCGCCGTGACCCAACCGTGGTCACCCGATGGCCGGGCTTGCACGAGGTGGACATCGTCGACGGACAGGTCCGGTTCACGGTCGGTCGCGACGTGCTGGACGCGACGATGTCGCACCTCACCCAGCTGGGCCTCGTCGACCTCACCGTGTCACCGGCGTCATTGGAAGACCTGTTTCTGCGCGAATACCGGACTCCGGCGCAATGATCGCGACCGCCTCGGCGCCGTCCTCGCTGACCGGGACCGTCGCGCTGGTCCGCTTCGCCCTGCGCCGCGACCGGATCCGGCTGACGGTGTGGGTCTCGGTGCTGACACTGATGATGATCTACGCCCCCAACGCGATCAAACTGGCTTATCCCGATGTGGCGCAGCGTCAGGCACGGGTCAATCTGCTCAAGACGCCGGCCGGAATCATGTTGGGCGGCCCCATGTTCGGGGGAAACGAAACCGATCTCGGCGTCATGATGGCCAACGAGCTCACCCTGACACTGATCGTGGCGGCATCAATTCTTTCGGTGCTGACAGTCATCCGCCACACCCGCGCCGAAGAGGAAAGCGGTGCCGCCGAGCTGGTGCTGTCCTCGGTCGTCGGCCGTCACGCCCGCACTGCCGCCGCGGTGATTCTGATCGTGCTGGTGAACGCAGTACTGGCGGTGACGATGACAATCGGCATGGCGGCCTGTGGCTTCCGGATCGCCGATACCGCGGCGATGTGCGTGGGTATCACGGCTGTGGCGAGCGTCTTCGGCGCGCTCGCGGCGCTGTGTGCTCAGTTGTGGCGCCAGGCTCGAACTGCCAGTGGCGCGGCCCTCGCGGCGCTGGCCGCCGCGGTGCTGGTACGGGGCGCCGGCGACGTGATCGACAACTCGGGCAGCGCGCTGAGTTGGCTCTCCCCCATCGCCTGGGCACAGCAGATGCGCCCGTTCGTCGCGTTGCGCTGGTGGCCGCTGGGGCTGCTGGCCGTTGCGGCCGCCGCACTCGTCGTCGCCACGGTGGCGTTGGAGAGCCGCCGCGAGTACGACGACGGCGTCCTGGCGTCCTCCGGCGAGTACACCCGTGCCCGGCCGGTCGGCGGCGTATTCGGACTGCAGCTGGTGATCCACCGCGGTCTGACGGTGGGCTGGGCGATCGGTCTGCTGATCGCCGGGGCGGCGTTCGGCTCGATGACCAAGTCACTGCTGGACGCGGCGAGCGGCAACGAGCTGCTGGCACGGGTGCTTTCGGCGCAGGGCACCGATGGTGTCTACACCACGATGACGCAGTTCCTGGCCGCCGCGACGACGGCGTATGTGGTCACTGTTGTGCTGCGGCTCAGCCGGGACGAAGAGTCGGGAATCGGCGAGGTGGTACTGGCAGGTGCAGTGTCGCGCTGGACGTGGCTGTTGTCGGCTGTGGGTGCAGCGATGACCGGTGCGGCAGTGCTGCTTGCCTGCGCGGGTTTGGGCAACGGCCTTGGTGCGGGCCTGACGCTCGGCGAGCCCGCCACGATCGTGCGGCTGACCCTGGCTGCGATGGCATTCCTGCCCGCGATGGCGGTGATCGCCAGCGTGGCAGCGCTGGCCGTCGCACTGCGGCAGACCGGGATAGGCTGGCTGGCAGTCACTTTCGTGGTGCTCGCGTTGTATCTCGGCGCGTTGCTGCGGTTGCCGCGATGGCTCATCGACGCATCGCCGGTTGGCCGAACCACCGCTCCGGCATCGGTCTCCGTTGTGGCGTTGAGCGTGATGGTGGCGACGGCGGTCGTGCTAACGCTCATCGCGGGAGCCCTCTACCGCCGCCGCGACGTCGTCTAGGAGAGGGATGAATACGTCAATTCGTACTGCGGTCACATCCGTCCTGGGCATCGCCGCGTTCGCCGTGTTGCTCTTCGTGCCCGCAGGCACCGTGAACTATTGGCAGGGCTGGGCTCTCCTCGCAGTGTTCAGCACGGCCACTCTCGTCCCCACGTTGTACCTCGCCCGAAAGTATCCGGATGCCGTCGAGCGACGTACCCACGCCGGCCCCCAGGCCGAGAGCCGGCCCATCCAGAAGGTGGTCATGACCGGGACGTTCATCGCGTTCGCTGCGATGCTGGTGGTGCCGGCGTTGGACTATCGGTTCGGCTGGTCGCATGTGCCGGCGTGGCTGTCGATCGTCGGCGACGTGCTGGTGGCCGCCGGACTGGGGTTGGCGATGGCGGTCGTCGCGCAGAATCAGTACGCCTCGGCGAACATCACCATCGAAAAGGGCCAGCCGCTGGCGAGCACCGGACTGTACGGCGTTGTGCGGCACCCGATGTATTCCGGCAATGTGATCCTCATGATCGGAATCGCGCTGGCGCTCGGCTCGTACTGGGCGCTGCTGATCGTGGTCGCGGGAACCCTTCTCATGGTCGTCCGGATCCTCGACGAGGAGAAGCTGCTCTCCGAGCAACTGGAAGGCTACCGGCAATACCTGGAGAAGGTACGCTACCGGCTGGTGCCGCTGGTCTGGTGAGACCATCCGACGAAGGGGAACGCATTGAGCCAAAACATCATTCGGTTGATGCAGGAGAACCTCCTCGCGGTGTTCAACGAGCGAGACGCCCAGCGGCGGCTGGAAGTGGTTCGGCGCAACTACGCGCAGGACGTCCGCTGGTCTGATGCCGAAGAGACCGTGATCGGACACGACCGGCTGCACGAGAAGGCTCAGGCACTGCTCGACGGCCCGCTTGCGGGCTTGAGTTTCGTCGAGAACGGCCCCGTCCACCAGGTGGCCAACATGGGGTATCTGGCATTCAACGTCTTCGCCCCGGGCAGTGCCGCTTCAGACCCGCTGATCTCCGGCTTCGATGTCGCGATTGTCGAGAACGACCGTATTGCGCAGCTGTTCACGGTGGTGACGAAGCAGCCCGGTGCCTGACCCGCTCAGGCCAGGCAGTGAGCGCAAGATCGGCGGCGGCTCGTAGTTGCCTGCGGCTGGCACCATCTCGCGCCTTGGCCGACAGCCCCCGCAAGACCGTGTCGATGTAATCGGTCAGCGCCTCGACGTCCACCCCGCCGTCGAGGTCACCGGCCCGCTGAGAACGGCGCAGCCGCTCGGCGATGGCCGTGCGTCCAGACGCCCTGCGCTGTTTGAGCACTGGGTCGGCGATGACGAAGCAGCCACGTGGATGACCGGGCCTGGTGTACAACGTCACCGCCCGGTCCAGCATCGCCTCGAAAGCCCCACGTGCGGTGGCCTCTTCAAGCGCGGGCGGCACAACGGCGGTCAGTTCGTAGAGATCGACCGCCGCCTCATAGAGCGCCTGCTTGTCCCCGAACGCGGCATACAGGCTCGGCGCCGAGATCCCCATGGCATCGGTGAGATCGTTGACAGATGTGCCCTCGAACCCGCGCTCCCAGAACAGGTGCATGGCACAACGCAGCGCCTCCGCACGATCGAACTTGGGCGGCCGAGCCATGTGTAGATCCTAGGCGCCGCGTGTCACCAGGTTCTGCTAACGTCCAAAAATAACTTTAACGACCACTACAAAACTATGGGGATGCTGACATGACGTACGCCATCATCGGTTCCGGCAATATCGGATCTGCGGTCGCGGGCCACTTCGCGCGGATCGGCCTCGATGTCGCGGTCGCCGCGTCGCGGGGGCCGGCCGGAGTCGCACCGCTGGCCGACAAACTGGGCTCCCACATCGTGCCCACCGAAGTGTCCGAGGCTCTGCTGGCCGACGTCGTCGTCCTGGCCGTGCCGTTCGATGCCGTCAAGGCCCTTGTCGCGCAGGTGCCGGACTGGGGCGGCCGCGTCATCGTCGATGCCACGAATGCCATTGACTACAGCAACTTTTCACCGGCCAACCTGGGCGGCCGCGCGTCCTCCGATCTGGTCGGAGAGTGGTCGAACAACGCCCGGGTGGTCAAGGCGTTCGGACACACCTGGGCCAAGGTGCTCGCCCACGAACCCGGTGACGGACACGGCGGCCGGCGGGTGCTGTTCGTGAGCGGCAATGACGCCGGCGCCAACAGCGAGGTGGCGGACTTGATCGCGCGGTTCGGTTTCGAGCCGATCGACCTGGGCCGCA includes:
- the rseA gene encoding anti-sigma E factor RseA, with protein sequence MVDRGHMFRRAFSWLPSQFASQSDAPIGAPRQFGSTEHLSIEAIAAYVDGELRMKSYLRAAHHLSLCPECAAEVEGQTQARTALRDSLPISMPSSLLGLLSQIPQSAPDEPPAPQSGLADQLADGTDRSRRKRR
- the sigE gene encoding RNA polymerase sigma factor SigE; translated protein: MEQSPRWSGNMPDNGRVVRLDAVDGSQPSTQVNQEDPTTTTLMAPAHMSHPEQYGEAEWVEPSEELQGTAVFDATGDRTAMPSWDELVRQHADRVYRLAYRLSGSQQDAEDLTQETFIRVFRSVQNYQPGTFEGWLHRITTNLFLDMVRRRGRIRMEALPEDYDRVPADEPNPEQIYHDSRLGPDLQAALDSLAPEFRAAVVLCDIEGLSYEEIGATLGVKLGTVRSRIHRGRQALREYLAAHSGQQGLADFTAESA
- a CDS encoding O-methyltransferase, with the translated sequence MATTEDQSGQPEVSRADRILAHAEGSISEDAIVAAARERAVDAGAGAVTPAVGALLSVLARLSGGKAVVEVGTGTGVSGLWLLSGMREDGVLTTIDIEPEHQRLAKQAFNEAGIGPSRTRLIAGRAQEVLTRLADESYDLVFLDAAPSDHADFIVEGIRLLRPGGAIVVHRSALGGRAGDPAANDAEVTAVREAARLIAEDERLTPVLIPLGDGLLVAARD
- a CDS encoding TetR/AcrR family transcriptional regulator, with translation MRSTDLTTVARIRDAAIELFGARGFDVGVRAIAEAAGVSPGLVIHHFGSKDGLRRACDDYIAEEVRSEKSETIRSSDPATWLAAAADIESFAPMMAYLVRSMQTGGELARNLWRTMFAGVEGYLDDGVRAGTIKPSRDPAARAKYLGMAGGGAFLLYLQLHDNPTDLRAVLHDYANEMMLPALEIYTEGLLTDSTMFDSFAAHGEIVTHTEGEQDDDSIGTDGAH
- a CDS encoding ABC transporter ATP-binding protein, whose amino-acid sequence is MTTASAPTARTDTAAVEIQGLVKTFGRTRALDGMDLTVRAGSVAGFLGPNGAGKSTTIRILLGLLRADGGHVRLLGGDPWRDAVALHRRIAYVPGDVTLWPNLTGGQVIDFLCALRGGADPRRRDQLIERFELDPHKKSRTYSKGNRQKVALVAAFATDADIYILDEPTSGLDPLMENVFQQCVQEVARRGAAVLLSSHVLAEVEKVCDTVTIIRAGRTVQSGSLAQLQHLMRTTVTARTRRDPTVVTRWPGLHEVDIVDGQVRFTVGRDVLDATMSHLTQLGLVDLTVSPASLEDLFLREYRTPAQ
- a CDS encoding ABC transporter permease, encoding MIATASAPSSLTGTVALVRFALRRDRIRLTVWVSVLTLMMIYAPNAIKLAYPDVAQRQARVNLLKTPAGIMLGGPMFGGNETDLGVMMANELTLTLIVAASILSVLTVIRHTRAEEESGAAELVLSSVVGRHARTAAAVILIVLVNAVLAVTMTIGMAACGFRIADTAAMCVGITAVASVFGALAALCAQLWRQARTASGAALAALAAAVLVRGAGDVIDNSGSALSWLSPIAWAQQMRPFVALRWWPLGLLAVAAAALVVATVALESRREYDDGVLASSGEYTRARPVGGVFGLQLVIHRGLTVGWAIGLLIAGAAFGSMTKSLLDAASGNELLARVLSAQGTDGVYTTMTQFLAAATTAYVVTVVLRLSRDEESGIGEVVLAGAVSRWTWLLSAVGAAMTGAAVLLACAGLGNGLGAGLTLGEPATIVRLTLAAMAFLPAMAVIASVAALAVALRQTGIGWLAVTFVVLALYLGALLRLPRWLIDASPVGRTTAPASVSVVALSVMVATAVVLTLIAGALYRRRDVV
- a CDS encoding isoprenylcysteine carboxylmethyltransferase family protein, translated to MNTSIRTAVTSVLGIAAFAVLLFVPAGTVNYWQGWALLAVFSTATLVPTLYLARKYPDAVERRTHAGPQAESRPIQKVVMTGTFIAFAAMLVVPALDYRFGWSHVPAWLSIVGDVLVAAGLGLAMAVVAQNQYASANITIEKGQPLASTGLYGVVRHPMYSGNVILMIGIALALGSYWALLIVVAGTLLMVVRILDEEKLLSEQLEGYRQYLEKVRYRLVPLVW
- a CDS encoding TetR/AcrR family transcriptional regulator, whose product is MARPPKFDRAEALRCAMHLFWERGFEGTSVNDLTDAMGISAPSLYAAFGDKQALYEAAVDLYELTAVVPPALEEATARGAFEAMLDRAVTLYTRPGHPRGCFVIADPVLKQRRASGRTAIAERLRRSQRAGDLDGGVDVEALTDYIDTVLRGLSAKARDGASRRQLRAAADLALTAWPERVRHRAASSPP
- a CDS encoding NADPH-dependent F420 reductase, whose product is MTYAIIGSGNIGSAVAGHFARIGLDVAVAASRGPAGVAPLADKLGSHIVPTEVSEALLADVVVLAVPFDAVKALVAQVPDWGGRVIVDATNAIDYSNFSPANLGGRASSDLVGEWSNNARVVKAFGHTWAKVLAHEPGDGHGGRRVLFVSGNDAGANSEVADLIARFGFEPIDLGRNDQGGLLQQFGGPLTTRSFISQPIAGANPAEMDLADA